From one Streptomyces sp. R41 genomic stretch:
- a CDS encoding RidA family protein codes for MAITFMNPSGLPKIDVYRQVSIASGSRLVFIAGQVAWDAEGVTIGEGDLAAQVEQSYLNVGTALAEVGGSFDDVAKLTFYVVDWTPDKMPPLLEGISRAAAKLGITPAPPTTLIGVAALDVPDHLVEIEATAVLD; via the coding sequence ATGGCCATCACCTTTATGAACCCCAGCGGATTGCCCAAGATCGACGTCTACCGGCAGGTGTCGATCGCATCCGGGTCGAGGCTGGTCTTTATCGCCGGGCAGGTCGCCTGGGACGCCGAGGGAGTCACGATCGGCGAAGGCGACCTCGCCGCCCAGGTCGAGCAGAGCTATCTCAACGTCGGCACCGCCCTGGCCGAGGTCGGTGGCTCCTTCGACGACGTGGCGAAGCTGACCTTCTACGTCGTCGACTGGACCCCCGACAAGATGCCCCCGCTCCTGGAAGGGATCTCCCGGGCAGCCGCGAAGCTGGGGATCACCCCGGCCCCGCCGACCACGCTGATAGGCGTTGCGGCACTGGATGTCCCCGACCATCTGGTCGAGATCGAAGCCACCGCGGTCCTCGACTGA
- a CDS encoding helix-turn-helix domain-containing protein gives MVTKQFTGSPEDADLARAGSLAREIFSDVANKWAFLIVEGLGDRTLRFSELRNEIEGISHKMLTQNLRMLERNGLVERTVHPTVPPRVEYTLTEPGQALRATVDGMCGWTHQYFGHIEAARRRFDA, from the coding sequence ATGGTGACCAAGCAGTTCACAGGCTCGCCCGAGGATGCAGACCTGGCGCGTGCGGGCTCCTTGGCGCGGGAGATCTTCTCCGACGTCGCCAACAAGTGGGCGTTCCTCATCGTCGAGGGTCTCGGTGATCGCACCCTGCGCTTCAGCGAGCTGCGGAACGAGATCGAGGGCATCAGCCACAAGATGCTCACCCAGAACCTGCGCATGCTGGAGCGCAACGGCCTGGTCGAGCGCACCGTGCACCCCACCGTCCCACCGCGGGTCGAATACACCCTCACCGAGCCGGGTCAAGCCCTGCGCGCAACGGTCGACGGAATGTGCGGCTGGACCCACCAGTACTTCGGTCACATCGAGGCCGCCCGCCGCCGCTTCGACGCCTGA